The Brachionichthys hirsutus isolate HB-005 unplaced genomic scaffold, CSIRO-AGI_Bhir_v1 contig_1027, whole genome shotgun sequence genome contains the following window.
CCGTCCAGTGCAGCCGCTTCAGGACGGTGCTGGGACTCCCGGGTGAGGACGGATACGACATGGACGAAGACGATTGTCCTCCAACGTGCGACCAGTCACCGTGTGGTccgtgtcctcctgcagctcacctGCAGGCCTGCAGGGCTCTGATGATCCTGTCCCTGCTGGTTGGTCTGTCCTCCATCATCGTCTCAGTGATGGGTCTCAAATGCACCAAGCTGGGCAGACCCTCGGAGCGGCTCAAGGACCGGGTCGCCCTGTCCGGCGGCGTCCTGTTCATCCTGTCCGGTAGAACGGGAACAGTTTGGGGCTGGACGGGGGCTCGGCGTCGACGTTAACGGTTTGGGTCTGCTCCGTCCtcaggcgtcttcaccctgATCGCAGCCTCCTGGTACGCCGCCAGGGTCATCCACGAGTTCTACGACCCTCTGCTCGTCGGCGCCCGGTCAGTCACAACCGACCTCCGACCTCCGGCCTCATGcgagtcacttcctgttgcttaCGCTGCGTGTCGGTGCCGCAGGTACGAGCTGGGTACCGGTCTGTATCTGGGATGGGCGGCGTCCTGCTTGGCCATACTGGGAGGAGCTATGCTCTGCTGCTCCTGTAAGaagaccccgccccccaccaCTGGGTAAAGCCACACTTCATGTAATACTGTGTTTGTCCACAGGGAGCGCTGTCATTCTCATGAACTCAGAACCAGTCCAgaatagaaaaaaagagaatatatATGGATCCGGATCCAGACTTCCCGGGTGGAGGTAACCCCTCCTCCACACAAAATACgggactctgattggctgaagtgAGATTTAGAGAATAAAGCACCAGAACGATATTTACACAATTAGATCCTGGATCGCTCTTTTGTCATTTGCGTCTTcgtctttgtctgtttttgtcctGCAGCCAGTTTTCCTACAGATTCTCGAGCCGAGGACAAAACATCTACAGGGCGGCGCCGGCGTCAGACGGCGACGGCGCCAAGGCCTGCGTGTGACCCAGagcgtgtgtatatatatacacacttatGTATCGATCAGCTCCATGTTGCTTCTGAAAGCTTTTACAAATTCCAAATTAAAtgcattgattattttttaatgtgattttattttatttttattaataattattattttaataaatgttttgtaccaaagacaaaaatgaaaagttCCATCATTTCAAAGCGTTTAGTTCATTTCTGTCTTCCACATGATGACGTGAGCATTTTAGAAGTGACGTCAGCCTTTGGGACTCGGCTTTCATTTGATCGTGCAGTTCGTATTTtagccaccagagggcagcaacaCATCTCACTGAGGTACCGCACCCTGCAGGTGGAGAGAACTGAGCCACACCAGGCAACTAcgactcccagcatgcatttcaCCAGAAAACCGCAGCTTGACCTTCAGGTGTTTGTGGACGGTGGCCAAtcggcctgtctgtctgtctacctgcctgtctgcctgcctgtctgtctacctgcctgtctacctgcctgtctacctgcctgtctgtctgtctacctgcctgcctgtctgcctgcctgtctgtctacctgcctgtctgtctacctgcctgtctgtctgtctacctgcctgtctgtctacctgcctgcctgtctgcctgcctgtctgtctacctgcctgcctgcctgtctacctgtctgtctgcctgtctgtctacctgcctgtctgtctgtctacctgcctgcctgcctgtctacctgcctgtctgctAAAGTTAAATGTCAATGGTAATCATTAATTGGTTCATTTTCCTGATCGTTTTATCCCCCTTGTGGCTCACGGTGTTACTGcagtctatcccagctgggtGGAGGTACGccctggatgtgtcgccagctcatcgcatGTTGCATGTTTCTTTATGTTTTAGTCTGTAAATGTTCAGACAGGTGGGTGGAGCTACCGTTGTTTTAAACgactttataaataaagttaacccacacaggtgaggtATGGCTGCTGCTGTCTACATATCTGAGTGACCTCATTcagagggggcgtggcctcatGGACCAGGCGGTTGATGTGACCTGCTGATCCAACACCTGATACGAAACCCCACCAgagtgggcgtgtgtgtgggcgtgtgtgtgggcgtgtgtgtgggcgtgcgtgtgggcgtgcgtgtgggcgtgtgtgtgggcgtgtgtgtgggcgtgtgtgtgggcgtgtgtgtgggcgtgtgtgtgggcgtgcacGGTGGGGTCGACTgttgggggaggaagaggaaacgatGACCATTTCCTGCTccagctaaaaaaataaaacaaacaggaaacacggATCAGAACTCCCAGATCTCCACGAGGAAGACAGAACCATgaacccagaacccagtagagacctggatcagatcaccagaacccagtagagacctggatcccatcaccagaacccagtagagacctggatcccatcaccagaacccagtagagacctggatcccatcaccagaacccagtagagacctggatcccatcaccagaacccagtagagacctggatcccatcaccagaacccagtagagacctggatctca
Protein-coding sequences here:
- the LOC137917260 gene encoding claudin-1-like, whose product is MAVGLQVVGLLLGVVSWCLQSSCTSSQVWKSRSQLESVGGGQRLFEGLWASCAATSLGAVQCSRFRTVLGLPAHLQACRALMILSLLVGLSSIIVSVMGLKCTKLGRPSERLKDRVALSGGVLFILSGVFTLIAASWYAARVIHEFYDPLLVGARYELGTGLYLGWAASCLAILGGAMLCCSCKKTPPPTTGQFSYRFSSRGQNIYRAAPASDGDGAKACV